The Triticum urartu cultivar G1812 chromosome 5, Tu2.1, whole genome shotgun sequence genome contains the following window.
TAACCAGCTGACCAATTCTTATGATCTGAATGGGAAGTATCGCAGGCTGCAAAAGATTACGGAAGTAAATAAGACCAGGAAAGAAAATTTGTATTAATTTGGTAAATTGGTTTCTGGTTGAGATTTTGGTTCTGATTTGACATATTGTGGAGCTTGCGCACAACAGGTGCCCTGCAGTTCACAAATAATTACTCATTTGATCCCATCACCTCTACCAAAAAAAACAGCGTCGGGCGTGAACATGCAGATATATAGTGCCTACACATTAATCTCTAAAACAGTAAAACTAAGAAACTCGCACTGGGAAAAAATCAAGTTCATTACAGAAACGAAATTATATCTTATATATCAGCCTGGGCAGTGCTGATATGATGCAGCAGCAATTGGTCCTTATTGATGGTGGCATTGGTGTCAGCTATTAAGTGAAATTGCAATTAGGACATTTCAGAGAAAGTGACGTAACAAGCCTGCTTATGATTACTTAAAAAAGCATATCATACCGCCCAATCATATGGTTCCTTCATTTCACCAGTGTCTAGCAATATTGGTTTCGGAGCTTGGCAGTCGACTTGCTCTTTCCCTGGTTTCTTTAGTATGCCTCCCACTAATCTCCAGAAAGGGTTTCCCTGATAATAGAAGGCGTGCAATCAGTGAATACCACGTCATCTACAATTTTGAAGCAAGTATTTAACTGATATACCAAACCTTGTCATCTCCTTGTTTGAAATCAAAAGCTCCAGGGCCATCTGTGGTTCCAGCAGCAAATGAAAACCCCATGGCTGCTGGGCATGTTTTCACCACCTGCTGACCTCCCGTACTCGTCGAAACACTAACTTCGAGTTGCGAGAAATCTAAGTAAGTGTGACGATAGTCAATTTTTCCTTGTAGTTCTTCTGAAGCCGAATTAAAGAGATCTACAGCCTTCAGAAATTGCCTATCCCCAATTATGCGGGTACTTTCGAATTCATTAGGATACCTGCAAGACAGGAATATTTGAAAACCTCATTTATAAGGACTTGTCGCTGATGCTCATGGAAGGTTAATAACTTGATATGCGAGAAGAATACCCTGGACCTCGTCCATAGCAAAGTTCGTTCTTCCCATTGCACGTGCTGTGATTGAAGTCACAAGGAAGGTTGGTGTCTATGCAAAATGCTCCCAAGACATTTGGACTGACATCTCCACAGTTTGACTGGCAAAATGCGGAAACAAATTTGGCACTGTTTTCTTGAGTGTTTCTAATGCGCCTAGTGATATTTGAACTTGCCAATATTCTGCCACCTGAGGCCTTGTAGGATGATGCTAATTGCATCAAGTCATCCGCTGAACAAAAGCAAATGGAGAAAATAGTAGGTTTAGGAATAATCTAACATGTTCATTCCGACACACTATCCATACAGTGCAAGAAGGATGGGACATACTTATCTCATCTGGTTCTGGTATTATTGTAGAGACTCTTCTCGGAAGGTGCAAAGATCCAAAATCATTAGAATTTGCATGAGCTGTATGCTTAGGAAGGCCATTTTGTTCAGCCCAGTCTTCCATGAAACGTGCAGCTGCTCCTTTGTTATCACCGCTTATCAAAGAATTTGTACGACTCATTGATGTTCCGTGAGTCGCAAACCAATTAAAGCTTCCAACTGGACCGAATTCATCATCTACAAACTTAACAAGGGTCATTTCTTTATCAACATTGTATCGATATTTGCTTCTCTCTTCAGCCGGGTTATTCAGATACCCACTCGGGCTGCGATTCACACCAGCATCCAGAAGGTCACCTGAACATCAAGCATATGAGATTGACAACAAAATCTTCGCAGCAACTAGATCTAAGCTTAGCCGGCATCACAATACCATATAGAGAGAGAAAAGTAGGCATCACATGAGGAATGAACATCCGAACTTATACTGCATTGATTATTATATAGATGGAGCAGTGAGAAAAATAATTGCAGCCAGACTTGAAGTAACATTTAAAGACCAAACTGAAACTAAATGACATTTTAGAGCCAGGTGGAAGATGCTATAAATATTACGAAACATATGTGTTTTAATTAGATGTGTGATATCAGTACAAATGGTAGTTTGGTAAGACATTAGTTTAAGACAGTGCAACTAGTTGCATACCTTTATTCACATAGATTTTCCCAGGACGGAGATTGTTATGAGCTTCAACAATACTTTGCTCAATGCCATCGACAATTACATCAAATGACTGACGAACAAACCCAAGTGATGTGATAATATAGACTACATACTGCAGATAACCTCCAGGCCCAGCATGGGTATGGATACCACTGATAGCCACGTTATTCTCATTATAAAGATCACCGTACCTGCCAAATCGAGGCTTGCCAAGTCAACCCAACTTCATGAGCGTGCAAGGCAGAATCTACTTTCTTATTGATGAAATAG
Protein-coding sequences here:
- the LOC125506933 gene encoding neutral ceramidase-like → MEASSCLRYQVCGFGLSWIWLCLLLLHLLQNCSLVLSDSPYLVGMGSYDITGPAADVNMMGYANAEQVTSGIHFRLKSRAFIVAEPDDGKRAVFVNLDACMASQLVNIKVLDRLKARYGDLYNENNVAISGIHTHAGPGGYLQYVVYIITSLGFVRQSFDVIVDGIEQSIVEAHNNLRPGKIYVNKGDLLDAGVNRSPSGYLNNPAEERSKYRYNVDKEMTLVKFVDDEFGPVGSFNWFATHGTSMSRTNSLISGDNKGAAARFMEDWAEQNGLPKHTAHANSNDFGSLHLPRRVSTIIPEPDEITDDLMQLASSYKASGGRILASSNITRRIRNTQENSAKFVSAFCQSNCGDVSPNVLGAFCIDTNLPCDFNHSTCNGKNELCYGRGPGYPNEFESTRIIGDRQFLKAVDLFNSASEELQGKIDYRHTYLDFSQLEVSVSTSTGGQQVVKTCPAAMGFSFAAGTTDGPGAFDFKQGDDKGNPFWRLVGGILKKPGKEQVDCQAPKPILLDTGEMKEPYDWAPAILPIQIIRIGQLVILSVPGEFTTMAGRRLRDAVKNVLISGSNGEFNSNTHVVIAGLTNTYSQYVTTFEEYQVQRYEGASTLYGPHTLSAYIQEFQKLATAMVANKEIAATNILPPDMLDKQIGLLPGVILDSTPPGVHFGDVSSDVAANSDFRKGSTVNATFHSACPRNDLLTDGTFALVERLNGDNWIPVYDDDDWSLRFKWSRPSKLSPESFATLEWTIPEDAVPGVYRLRHFGASKPLIGSIEHFTGTSRAFAVR